The genomic region AACCTTCTGTTGCCATgtaatgttgaaaattttccTGAGGCAGGTTTGGTGAAATCGATCCATTTTTCTTATGTGACGAGAATACGGGGTCCATGTCTCGCAACTATACAGTAGATATGTGATCACCACTGCTCTACACCTGGAGGTACCAATATTGATGCCCCTCTTCTTCCACAGCTTGTCTCTGAGCATTCCAAAGGATGAGCTTGCTTTCCCAGTCTCAAGCTAAATTTTTCGTCGAAGTGTGCATCCGGAGACAAGGTGCTACCAAGGTAAAAAACTTTGAGACAGCCTTCAAGGTGTAACCTTCAATAGTGAGGACAGGTGGTATGTATGACTTACCCGGGGCTGGCTGGTACATGACTTCAGTTTTGCCTAGGCTAATTGTTAGGCCAAATAGTTTACAGGCATCTGCAAAATGGTACGTGATTACTTGTAGGTCCTATTGTGAATGGGCAGCTAGAGCACAATCATCTACAAACAGCAGCTCGCTAGATAAATCTTCTAATACTTTGGGTTTAGTTTGTAGGCGACGCAGATTGAACAATTTACCGTCTGTTCTGAACCGAATGTAAATTCCTGTTTTGAGGTCCCTGAATGCATACATTAGCATTGCTGAAAACACTATGCTGAAGAGTGTTGGAGCTAAGACATGGCCTTGTTTAACACCATTTGTGACAGGAAAGGGATCGGACAGGGCTCCATCATCCATTACTCTACCCATCATGCCATAATGGAATTGCCGTATCATGAAGATGAACTTG from Apostichopus japonicus isolate 1M-3 chromosome 2, ASM3797524v1, whole genome shotgun sequence harbors:
- the LOC139980993 gene encoding uncharacterized protein — protein: MDLYMVFVDLTKAFDTVSRDRLWKILAKLRCPDKFIFMIRQFHYGMMGRVMDDGALSDPFPVTNGVKQGHVLAPTLFSIVFSAMLMYAFRDLKTGIYIRFRTDGKLFNLRRLQTKPKVLEDLSSELLFVDDCALAAHSQ